A region of Jaculus jaculus isolate mJacJac1 chromosome 16, mJacJac1.mat.Y.cur, whole genome shotgun sequence DNA encodes the following proteins:
- the LOC101616494 gene encoding mitochondrial import inner membrane translocase subunit Tim8 A-like, giving the protein MDPSSSSSAVGFGSMDPQLQHLIKVEKQKQRFQQLVHQMTELCWEKCMDKPGPKLDSRAEACFVNCVERFIVTSQFILNRLEQTQKSKPVFSERLSD; this is encoded by the coding sequence ATGGatccctcctcgtcctcctccgcGGTGGGCTTCGGCTCCATGGATCCCCAACTGCAGCATCTCATCAAGGTGGAGAAGCAGAAGCAGCGCTTCCAGCAGCTGGTGCACCAGATGACAGAACTTTGCTGGGAGAAGTGCATGGACAAGCCTGGGCCAAAACTGGACAGTCGGGCTGAGGCCTGTTTTGTAAACTGCGTTGAGCGCTTCATTGTTACAAGCCAATTCATCTTGAATCGACTTGAACAGACCCAGAAATCCAAACCAGTCTTCTCAGAGAGGCTTTCTGACTGA